One Malania oleifera isolate guangnan ecotype guangnan chromosome 10, ASM2987363v1, whole genome shotgun sequence genomic region harbors:
- the LOC131165438 gene encoding protein RNA-directed DNA methylation 3 isoform X2, with product MASKGKEIAGKGSVGKRKRDDSDKSGGRKRKNLSVLQFFEDSADVDDYSDSEDSEIGDDFFEEEFDMDVKEKNETGKAQNLPFLPKEEELTVDEFERALEERYKSGSGLVTYADDENDSKRSIDRNFLMPSAKDPTIWKVKCMVGRERHSAFCLMQKYIDLQSLGTKLQIISAFAVEHVKGFIYIEADKQSDVNEACKGLCSIYSSRLAPVPKNEISHLLSVRSKYNEVSEGMWARVKNGKYKGDLAQVVAVNDARKRATIKLIPRINLRAIAEKFGWGVSLKKIATPAPRLISSSELEEFRPLIHYRRDRDTGKHFEILDGLMLKDGYLYKKVSIDSLTCWGVVPLEEELQKFTPSKNDESENVEWLTQIYGEQRKKRCRFMNLKSEKGGGSKGGGKGGKGEGTSGSSMENNFEVDDLVCFGRKDFGVILGVDKDNKYKILKEGSEGPVTVTVDLRELKNVPFDKKFTALDQHMKIISINDTVKVLEGPSKGRQGIVKQIYRGTIFLYDESEMENSGYFCSRSQMCQKVKRSGGACNEKGGESSGLPAFDDFPSSPKSPLSPKNPWQARENNRDFNRGDKDGIFSVGQTLRIKVGPLKGYICRVLAVRRSDVTVKLDSRHKVLTVKCEDLSEVREKKSAISLSEDPESSTMKAFDFLGTHGCSADWMEGAGKPAESDGWNAGGLSAERSSWPSFPTASFSLQPDSSSANPLGSVDNDSNKGDDAWERKITQNQDSPWGAAIADVKASVESDQAGGWVQSGDSWNQASSKDVTGNHENSRKKSESSWDRGKSVSVNPTGSWNSEAAGKNQLDSWGKGKNIVEAGSVDEREDGGGDGFTWGKAVESKYKGIGKELQEDSWGKAAEKWGCKDASNGSKADWGNPMAPSENTSGSCASAGEGWSARGSENIVQSSGWNRDKSVNGSQKENWGGSKSVGEDAARWGNQNNDSWNKQDGGSSWKKQDGGSCNKAEVNAEDEFKGRGNQNNDWGGSKSFGGDRGFSGWNKGQTGDKNDTDQQNTWERPKQLDGGRGSGGGRRGRGGARGGRDQFGRGRSFGQDQSSGWNKGGQENNWSGDGAGLGKPSTWNSNQVGGWSQGKGFDGDQKDDDWNKPSASSEGGGSSWSKVGDKWTNTKPSGGCESSWNNNQTEHQDGVKTNAGNQSSGWHGGGSKWNSSKSSDGGSASGWNKGSAANEESGGSGSQQNSWNAGKATVGNQGAGWGSGTSAARDGPPGMVENGNKWTSAKSSGGHKSSWNNNQTEQQDADKANAGNQSSGWHSGGGKWNSSKSSDGGSASGWNKGSAANEESGGSGSQQNSWNAGKATVGNLGAGSGSGTSAARDGPSGMVENGNKWTSAKSSGGHKSSWNNNQTELQDADKANAGNQSSGWHSGGGKWNSSKSSDGGSASGWNKGSAKNEESGGSESQQNSWNAGKATVGNQGAGWGSGMSAARDGPSGMVENGNKWTSAKSSWGHKSSWNNNQTEQQDADKANAGNQSSGWHSGGGKWNSSKSSDGGSGSGWNEEPAGSGSRCSGWNTGKSDAGDQGTGWGSGSGQGNGWNGGNTSGGGSEKGWGQSNNWKSTSSEAADWSQKSSWNSGNAFGSDQSGAGGNDYGLDSSNNRGRGNNWRGGRGNSDRGGFRGRGGSDGGGFGRRGGFGGRGSSDRGGFGGRGSSDRGGFGGRGSSERGGFGGRGSSDRGGFGGRGRGRRDPGGGWNNRNETGEGKSFGWNKGPNSNTEDWKGNDVAVSWNQGGGDKGNWQSWGSGTGSAKENGLNESQPGGWGSQKSGWSQPASWDKDAGGSNAEGGGWNKGSAVNNEAGGGKDTENKWKPSNTCGGGSSWSHSAAGEEAAQNTGWTPGTSASKGSSGGNNKAGGWNSGSGWKQSKAAVESDGTDAQSWGWNKGTSSSANDGEGSNAKSGGWKTEAAHQTTGGGGWNEDAGASNAQTGGWNKGAPSSKGSGGW from the exons ATGGCGTCGAAGGGCAAGGAAATCGCCGGAAAAGGCTCCGTTGGGAAGAGGAAGCGGGATGACAGCGACAAATCCGGTGGTCGCAAGCGGAAGAACTTGAGTGTTCTCCAGTTCTTCGAGGATTCTGCCGACGTCGATGACTACAGTGATAGCGAGGATAGTGAGATTGGTGATG ATTTTTTCGAAGAAGAGTTTGACATGGATGTGAAAGAGAAGAATGAAACTGGAAAAGCTCAAAACCTTCCATTTTTGCCAAAAGAAGAGGAGCTGACTGTAGATGAATTTGAAAGAGCATTGGAAGAGCGATATAAGAGTGGTTCAGGACTTGTTACGTATGCCGATGATGAGAATGATtctaaaagatcaattgataGAAACTTTCTTATGCCTTCTGCGAAGGATCCAACTATATGGAAAGTCAAATGCATG GTTGGACGAGAGAGGCATTCTGCTTTCTGCCTTATGCAGAAGTACATTGATTTGCAGTCATTGGGAACGAAACTGCAGATAATTTCTGCATTTGCTGTTGAACATGTAAAAGGCTTTATTTATATTGAAGCTGATAAGCAATCTGATGTTAATGAG GCATGCAAAGGACTTTGTAGCATATATTCTAGTCGGTTGGCACCAGTTCCAAAAAATGAAATTTCCCATTTGCTCTCGGTCCGAAGCAAATACAATGAAGTTTCTGAGGGCATGTGGGCTCGAGTGAAGAATGGAAAATACAAGGGAGATCTAGCACAG GTTGTGGCTGTGAATGATGCGCGAAAACGAGCAACAATAAAGCTGATCCCCAGAATCAATTTGCGAGCAATTGCTGAAAAATTT GGTTGGGGGGTTAGTTTGAAGAAAATTGCTACGCCAGCTCCGAGATTGATCAGCTCAAGTGAACTTGA GGAGTTCCGGCCTCTCATTCATTACCGTCGTGATCGCGATACTGGCAAGCATTTTGAGATTCTTGACGGTCTGATGCTTAAGGATGGATATTTATACAAGAAAGTCTCCATTGATTCATTAACCTGCTGGGGTGTTGTGCCTTTGGAAGAAGAGCTTCAAAAGTTTACACCTTCCAAGAATGATGAGTCTGAAAATGTGGAGTGGCTTACACAGATTTATGGTGAACAAAGGAAAAAACGCTGCCGCTTTATGAATTTGAAGAGTGAGAAAGGGGGTGGAAGCAAAGGGGGTGGGAAAGGTGGGAAAGGTGAGGGCACATCAGGGTCTAGTATGGAGAACAATTTTGAGGTGGATGATCTTGTGTGCTTTGG CCGGAAGGATTTTGGTGTTATCTTGGGCGTGGATAAAGACAATAAGTACAAG ATTCTAAAAGAGGGTTCTGAAGGACCAGTAACGGTGACTGTTGATCTGCGTGAGTTGAAGAATGTGCCCTTTGATAAGAAATTTACTGCATTAGATCAGCATATGAAGATCATATCCATCAATGATACTGTCAAGGTCTTGGAAGGTCCATCTAAG GGTAGGCAAGGGATTGTCAAGCAAATCTACAGAGGTACTATCTTTTTATATGATGAAAGCGAGATGGAAAATAGTGGTTATTTCTGCTCTAGATCTCAGATGTGTCAGAAAGTTAAGCGTTCTGGTGGTGCATGCAATGAAAAG GGTGGTGAATCGTCAGGTCTCCCAGCTTTTGATGATTTTCCATCATCTCCTAAATCTCCTTTGTCACCTAAAAATCCATGGCAAGCAAGGGAAAATAATCGTGACT TCAACCGAGGAGATAAAGATGGAATATTCTCTGTGGGTCAAACATTGAGAATCAAAGTGGGTCCTCTAAAAGGGTACATCTGTCGTGTATTGGCAGTACGTCGTTCTGATGTTACGGTGAAGCTTGATTCTCGACATAAGGTTCTTACAG ttaaATGTGAGGATCTTTCTGAGGTCAGGGAAAAGAAATCTGCCATTTCGCTGAG CGAGGATCCAGAGTCCAGTACTATGAAAGCATTTGACTTCCTTGGAACACATGGTTGCTCAGCAG ATTGGATGGAGGGAGCGGGAAAACCAGCAGAGAGTGATGGGTGGAATGCTGGAGGGCTGTCTGCTGAAAG GAGCTCTTGGCCTAGTTTCCCCACTGCAAGCTTTTCG CTTCAACCAGATTCCAGTTCTGCAAATCCTCTTGGTTCTGTAGACAATGATTCCAATAAAG GGGATGATGCTTGGGAAAGGAAAATAACTCAAAATCAGGATTCACCATGGGGTGCTGCAATAGCTGATGTTAAAGCTTCTGTTGAAAGTGATCAAGCTGGAGGCTGGGTACAAAGTGGAGACTCCTGGAACCAAGCTTCTTCCAAAGATGTCACTGGTAATCATGAAAATAGTCGGAAAAAATCAGAGTCGTCATGGGATAGAGGGAAGAGTGTATCTGTGAATCCAACTGGAAGTTGGAATAGTGAAGCTGCTGGGAAGAACCAGCTGGACTCTTGGGGGAAGGGAAAGAATATAGTTGAAGCAGGCTCTGTAGATGAGCGAGAAGATGGTGGAGGTGATGGATTTACCTGGGGCAAAGCTGTGGAGTCCAAATATAAAGGCATTGGTAAGGAGCTTCAAGAAGATTCATGGGGCAAAGCAGCAGAAAAGTGGGGCTGCAAAGATGCTTCGAATGGAAGCAAAGCAGATTGGGGTAATCCAATGGCTCCATCAGAGAATACGTCTGGAAGCTGCGCTAGTGCAGGTGAGGGCTGGTCTGCACGAGGGTCGGAAAATATAGTTCAGTCAAGTGGCTGGAATAGAGACAAGAGTGTGAATGGAAGTCAGAAGGAGAATTGGGGTGGCTCCAAGAGTGTTGGCGAAGATGCAGCCAGATGGGGGAATCAGAATAATGATTCATGGAATAAACAAGATGGGGGATCCTCTTGGAAGAAACAGGATGGGGGATCTTGTAATAAAGCTGAAGTCAATGCAGAAGATGAGTTTAAAGGGAGAGGGAACCAAAACAATGACTGGGGTGGATCAAAGAGTTTTGGTGGGGATAGAGGATTCAGTGGTTGGAATAAAGGACAGACGGGGGATAAAAATGATACAGATCAGCAAAATACGTGGGAGAGGCCAAAACAACTTGATGGGGGTCGTGGGTCAGGAGGTGGGAGAAGGGGAAGAGGAGGTGCCCGAGGAGGTAGAGATCAATTTGGCAGAGGAAGATCATTTGGTCAGGATCAATCTTCTGGTTGGAACAAGGGTGGTCAAGAAAATAATTGGTCAGGTGATGGAGCAGGCTTGGGGAAGCCATCAACTTGGAACAGCAATCAGGTAGGTGGTTGGAGTCAAGGCAAAGGTTTTGATGGAGATCAGAAAGATGATGATTGGAACAAGCCAAGTGCCTCCAGTGAAGGAGGGGGAAGTAGCTGGAGCAAAGTTGGAGATAAATGGACCAACACAAAACCCTCTGGTGGATGTGAATCAAGTTGGAATAATAATCAAACTGAGCATCAGGATGGTGTCAAAACTAATGCAGGTAATCAATCTTCGGGTTGGCACGGTGGAGGCAGCAAGTGGAATTCATCCAAATCATCTGATGGGGGTTCTGCTTCTGGATGGAATAAAGGATCTGCTGCAAATGAAGAATCTGGTGGAAGTGGGTCTCAGCAAAATAGTTGGAATGCAGGTAAAGCTACTGTTGGGAACCAGGGTGCTGGTTGGGGAAGTGGAACGAGTGCTGCTAGGGATGGACCACCTGGTATGgttgaaaatggaaataaatggACCAGTGCAAAATCTTCTGGGGGACACAAGTCAAGCTGGAACAATAATCAAACTGAGCAGCAGGATGCTGACAAAGCTAATGCTGGTAATCAATCATCTGGTTGGCACAGTGGAGGCGGCAAGTGGAATTCATCCAAATCATCCGATGGGGGTTCTGCTTCTGGATGGAATAAAGGATCTGCTGCAAATGAAGAATCTGGTGGAAGTGGGTCTCAGCAAAATAGTTGGAATGCAGGTAAAGCTACTGTTGGGAACCTGGGTGCTGGTTCGGGAAGTGGAACGAGTGCTGCTAGGGATGGACCATCTGGTATGgttgaaaatggaaataaatggACCAGTGCAAAATCTTCTGGGGGACATAAGTCAAGTTGGAACAATAATCAAACTGAGCTGCAGGATGCTGACAAAGCTAATGCTGGTAATCAATCATCTGGCTGGCACAGTGGAGGTGGCAAGTGGAATTCATCCAAATCATCCGATGGGGGTTCTGCTTCTGGATGGAATAAGGGATCTGCTAAAAATGAAGAATCTGGTGGAAGTGAGTCTCAGCAAAATAGTTGGAATGCAGGTAAAGCTACTGTTGGGAACCAGGGTGCTGGTTGGGGAAGTGGAATGAGTGCTGCTAGGGATGGACCATCTGGTATGgttgaaaatggaaataaatggACCAGTGCAAAATCTTCTTGGGGACATAAGTCAAGCTGGAACAATAATCAAACTGAGCAGCAGGATGCTGACAAAGCTAATGCTGGTAATCAATCATCTGGTTGGCACAGTGGAGGCGGCAAGTGGAATTCATCCAAATCATCCGATGGGGGTTCTGGTTCTGGATGGAATGAAGAACCAGCTGGGAGTGGGTCTCGGTGCAGTGGTTGGAACACGGGTAAATCTGATGCTGGGGATCAGGGTACTGGTTGGGGAAGCGGCAGCGGCCAAGGAAATGGTTGGAACGGTGGAAACACTTCAGGAGGCGGATCAGAAAAAGGGTGGGGTCAGAGTAACAATTGGAAAAGTACAAGCAGCGAAGCAGCCGATTGGAGTCAGAAGAGCAGTTGGAATTCTGGGAATGCTTTTGGCAGTGACCAGTCAGGAGCTGGTGGAAATGATTATGGACTGGACAGCTCCAACAACAGGGGAAGGGGCAACAATTGGAGGGGTGGTAGAGGCAACTCTGACAGAGGCGGCTTCAGGGGCAGAGGTGGCTCTGACGGGGGCGGTTTTGGCCGTAGAGGTGGCTTTGGGGGTAGGGGCAGTTCTGACAGGGGAGGCTTTGGGGGTAGAGGCAGTTCTGACAGGGGTGGCTTTGGGGGTAGAGGCAGTTCTGAAAGAGGTGGCTTCGGTGGGAGAGGTAGTTCAGACAGAGGAGGCTTTGGTGGTAGAGGTCGAGGAAGGAGGGATCCGGGTGGTGGCTGGAACAATAGAAATGAGACTGGTGAGGGCAAATCTTTTGGATGGAACAAAGGGCCTAACAGTAACACTGAGGATTGGAAAGGTAATGACGTGGCAGTCTCTTGGAACCAAGGAGGTGGTGACAAGGGCAATTGGCAGAGTTGGGGTTCGGGAACTGGTTCAGCTAAAGAAAATGGTCTGAATGAAAGTCAACCTGGTGGTTGGGGTAGCCAGAAGTCTGGATGGAGCCAACCAGCCTCGTGGGATAAAGATGCTGGTGGGAGTAATGCTGAAGGGGGCGGTTGGAACAAAGGGAGTGCTGTGAATAATGAAGCCGGAGGAGGCAAGGATACTGAAAATAAATGGAAACCATCAAATACATGCGGTGGAGGGTCCAGCTGGAGTCATTCAGCTGCTGGTGAAGAAGCTGCACAGAACACTGGTTGGACTCCGGGAACTAGTGCGTCTAAAGGAAGCAGTGGGGGGAACAACAAAGCTGGAGGTTGGAATTCAGGATCAGGGTGGAAGCAGTCAAAGGCAGCAGTAGAGAGTGATGGCACTGATGCTCAGTCCTGGGGTTGGAACAAAGGAACTAGTAGCTCTGCTAATGATGGGGAGGGGAGCAATGCTAAAAGCGGGGGTTGGAAAACAGAAGCAGCTCATCAGACAACGGGAGGAGGTGGTTGGAATGAAGATGCAGGTGCAAGCAATGCTCAAACTGGAGGTTGGAACAAGGGAGCACCAAGCAGCAAAGGGAGTGGAGGGTGGTGA